In Campylobacter sp. 2014D-0216, the following proteins share a genomic window:
- the napH gene encoding quinol dehydrogenase ferredoxin subunit NapH, whose amino-acid sequence MKYLILRRMVQFSILVLFSFSMFDFVLKGNLSSSVLFSSVPLSDPFAYIQLVLASLQVDLIALSGALIVFLFYAIFAGRAFCAWVCPVNIITDFAYYIRVKLRFNQTKIFNVHKNLRYYVMGFVLIFSFLFSYPVFEEFSYIGVIQRGLIFGGISWLFIALIIFCIDAFFSPRFICSHFCPLGAFWALSSRFSLLKIKYNLQKCTQCYKCLGVCPEKQVLWMIGKENQNVKSGECIRCGKCVDVCEDDALGFSIINLRRENEK is encoded by the coding sequence ATGAAGTATCTTATTTTAAGGAGAATGGTGCAGTTTTCTATTTTAGTATTGTTTTCTTTTAGTATGTTTGATTTTGTATTAAAAGGAAATTTAAGCTCTTCGGTGCTGTTTTCTTCTGTGCCGCTAAGTGATCCTTTTGCTTATATTCAACTTGTTTTGGCAAGTTTACAAGTGGATTTGATAGCTTTAAGTGGAGCTTTGATAGTGTTTTTATTTTATGCTATTTTTGCAGGAAGAGCTTTTTGTGCTTGGGTGTGTCCAGTTAATATCATCACAGATTTTGCTTATTATATAAGGGTGAAGTTAAGATTTAATCAAACTAAGATCTTTAATGTTCATAAAAATTTACGTTATTATGTGATGGGTTTTGTTTTGATTTTTTCTTTTCTTTTTTCCTATCCTGTTTTTGAGGAATTTTCTTACATAGGAGTCATTCAAAGAGGGTTGATTTTTGGCGGCATTTCTTGGCTTTTTATAGCTTTGATAATCTTTTGTATTGATGCGTTTTTTAGTCCAAGATTTATTTGTTCACATTTTTGCCCTTTAGGGGCTTTTTGGGCTTTAAGTTCGCGTTTTTCACTGTTAAAAATCAAATATAACCTCCAAAAATGCACTCAATGCTACAAATGTCTTGGGGTATGCCCTGAAAAACAAGTACTTTGGATGATAGGTAAAGAAAATCAAAATGTAAAATCAGGAGAATGCATTAGATGTGGAAAATGTGTTGATGTTTGTGAGGATGATGCTTTAGGTTTTAGTATTATAAATTTAAGGAGAGAAAATGAAAAATAA